The genomic segment CGGCGGTCGTTGCTCGcttcgccggcggggactcgacgacgacgacgcgttcgccctcgcgtcgtcgctggccgacgccgacgcggctcgatcgctcgcgcgcgtgtgcgTCGGCATGGACCTCGCCGACAACGACATCGGCCCGGAGGGGgtgcgcgccatcgccgacgccgtccggcTCGGCACGTCgcggtccgtcgtcgccgtctccgtcgccggcaaTCCGGGGGGGGAGATACACCCGAGCAAAACGCCGTCGACCCACGCGCGAATCCTGCACGGGTGCTGCGCCGCTAACCTGCTACGCAACGCGGGGGAAGGGGAGGCGCTCAAGTCggtcggcgatcgcgccttgggagacgacggcgccgaggaggtggccAGGTACCTCTCGCAGGAACACGGGTACTCGCACAGGCACCGCGCCATCGGATTACAGCACAACGACATAGgaccgcggggggcgcgggcgctcgcggaggcgctcgcgaggctcccAAATCTGGACGAGGTCGCGATGTACTCCAACCGAATCGGGGTGGAGGGAGCGAAGTGGCTGGCGGGGACGGTGAGGTCGTGTCGGACGCTGCGGGTGTTGGACCTCGGCGGGAACGacgtgggcgacgccggatgCATCGCactggcggaggcgatcgtgGGACACCCCTCGATGGAGGAGCTCCACCTCGACCACAACGGCATAGGtatcgacggcgcgacggggttaCTGGGAGCCATGCAGATGACCGAGGATAGTCGCAAAGGACGGGGACTGAGACGGGTTTGGCTTCACGGAAACGTCGGCGTCTCGGAAGAGCTCAATGCAAGGGTGCACGCCATAGCCGGGAgaaacgcgggcgccgccggggaaaGACCCGAACAGatcccgcgcgacgatctcgccgcgttggaggcttgggaggacgacgtcgcgattGAGGCTGAGggtgaggcggcggcggcgggtggcgggTCCCTCCCGGGGGGGTTCAAGGAAACGTCGACGCTCTTCGCGAACAgggtcgccaccgcggccgccgcggcgtaccgGCGCTGGTTCCCGGACCACGCCGCGAACACGCGAGGCacggcggtcatcgccgcgatcgtcgcgcacgagcgcgacgcgtcttcgccgttcgacgcgccgggtCACGGCGATCGCCTGCGGGTGCTGTCGCTGGGCTCGGGGACGAAGTTTATGCCCAgggaggtggccgccgccgccgcggcggggggtgcgcggcggtgggagaGCGTCGTGCACGACAGCCACGCCgaggtcctcgcgcgtcgcgcgttcctGCGCATGTGCTACCGAGAGATCCTGGACATCGCGCGGGAGACCTCCACCTACAAagtggcgggcgcggcggcgccgtggaggctTCTGGAGCCCGCGGGTCACGCCGGAGGCTTCCAGATGCGTCCGGGGATTACCCTCCACCTCTAcgtctcgaccgcgccgtgcgGATCGTGCTCCAtgccggcgatggcgggcggcgcgtccaaccccgacgcgtcgttcgcgatgagggacgtggacgacgtgaCGTGGAACGAGCTGTGGTCCGGCGTGGCGGCGCGGCACGAAGCTGGCGTCTTCGCCCCGAGCAAGCCAGCCACCACGGTCAAGGGCGCggccggtcgcggcgagcaggcCCCGGCGCCCGGGGTGGTGTTCGCGCGGCTTCGAGACGCGGAGAAGGTCCCGGGCGTGACGTTGTCGTGCAGCGATAAGATCTCGCGGTGGCAGGCGCTCGGGATACAGGGCGCGATGCTCTCGCATTTGGTGCCGCGTCCGCTCGCCTTTagcaccgtcgtcgtcggtcgcaAGTTTAACCCCGATCGTCTGCGGCTCGGCACGTGCTGCGCGCTGAGGGGTttcgcgtccagcgccgccgcgctgcgcgtgcacccgcccgcgcactgcgccgcgctcggcacgACGGTGAAGCTGGAGGgatccgcgggcgccggcgagagaATCGAACGCCGGGAAcgagccgacgcgggcgacagCGACGAGTCCCTCTCGtgggcgaggggcgacgcgcgcgcgagcaggcACGACGGGCGGACGGGCGGgcccgtgggcggcggcgggcccgtGCCCGCGTGTTCCAGGGCGGCGTTGCACGGGATGTTCCGCcgggcggtcgccgcgctggcgggaCGGGGGGACCTGGCGGCTGTGCCGCGCGATCTCGAGTCAAAGCCGGCGCCCGAGGTGAAGCGGTTAGCCGAGGCGTACTCGGCGGGTCAGTTCGCGCTGTTCCGCGGCTTGGTCGAGCGCCGACGCTGAGCGTAGGTTTTAGTCATCAGTAGGCGATAGCTACGTGGACTATCGTAGTAGAGAGTTCGATCGAGTATAATAGCTGCGTTATGAATCCCGCTACGCGTAATAATCTTTTCGACAGGGGAGATGAGACTCCCCGTCTTTTCTTTAACCCACCCCAAACAAATTGATCCTCAATCACGAATCCTCGCTGTCGGACTCGTCGTCCCACGCGCTGTCCGCCAGACCCACGAGCGAGTTGGTGGATCCCTTCACGGTCACGCTCTCCGTCTCGGTCGTCacgccggtggcgtcgtcgtcgtcgtcgtccgagtcgtccCACGCGTCAGGCACATCCGTGTCGCGCTGTTCCTTCATCGTCGGCCCGAGATCGGCGAGGTTGCCCCCGCTGGCAGACCCACCCCCGCCGGCCCACATCGTCGGCGAGAGCATGGCGCCCATGGTCAtcacctcgcccgcgccacgGCCGCCAATCTCCTCGAGGGAGCTCATGCCGATGGTGGCGAGCCTGGACGCGGaatccgcgtcggcggcggccaagccGCAAATCAAGCCGTTGTCCCCAGCCCACTGCAGCCAGGGTCCCCACACCTCGGGGTCCCGGCGCAGGGTGCCGAGGTTGCCGATGATGATtagcccgcggcgcgcgcgggtcagcATCACGTTCACGCGCCTCGGATCGGCGAGGAAACCCA from the Micromonas commoda chromosome 8, complete sequence genome contains:
- a CDS encoding predicted protein, which encodes MEPRGGSTQPTRRRKRGDPLTPAQAVEAIRARVAANGSERLSLKGRTLDGPAAVRAACDAILALHPPTVTLNLTGAEVCSGGADALADFLMNERCAVEELCLVDNPRLGVHMADTGVAARDIPDRGEDEPVTDGGGTAALARALAKNTTRLRRLNLGGCGLDDGAAEALAAALAARDASPSLESINLRSNDVSDRGVAALAAALSTRGGCPLKEIALANNPSVSSASLAALEGRLRVNRRADLVREAFAACVENGGRCSLRRRGLDDDDAFALASSLADADAARSLARVCVGMDLADNDIGPEGVRAIADAVRLGTSRSVVAVSVAGNPGGEIHPSKTPSTHARILHGCCAANLLRNAGEGEALKSVGDRALGDDGAEEVARYLSQEHGYSHRHRAIGLQHNDIGPRGARALAEALARLPNLDEVAMYSNRIGVEGAKWLAGTVRSCRTLRVLDLGGNDVGDAGCIALAEAIVGHPSMEELHLDHNGIGIDGATGLLGAMQMTEDSRKGRGLRRVWLHGNVGVSEELNARVHAIAGRNAGAAGERPEQIPRDDLAALEAWEDDVAIEAEGEAAAAGGGSLPGGFKETSTLFANRVATAAAAAYRRWFPDHAANTRGTAVIAAIVAHERDASSPFDAPGHGDRLRVLSLGSGTKFMPREVAAAAAAGGARRWESVVHDSHAEVLARRAFLRMCYREILDIARETSTYKVAGAAAPWRLLEPAGHAGGFQMRPGITLHLYVSTAPCGSCSMPAMAGGASNPDASFAMRDVDDVTWNELWSGVAARHEAGVFAPSKPATTVKGAAGRGEQAPAPGVVFARLRDAEKVPGVTLSCSDKISRWQALGIQGAMLSHLVPRPLAFSTVVVGRKFNPDRLRLGTCCALRGFASSAAALRVHPPAHCAALGTTVKLEGSAGAGERIERRERADAGDSDESLSWARGDARASRHDGRTGGPVGGGGPVPACSRAALHGMFRRAVAALAGRGDLAAVPRDLESKPAPEVKRLAEAYSAGQFALFRGLVERRR